A single Sylvia atricapilla isolate bSylAtr1 chromosome 11, bSylAtr1.pri, whole genome shotgun sequence DNA region contains:
- the DNASE1L3 gene encoding deoxyribonuclease gamma has translation MKMLLFFLLSLFHFNPSLSLKICSFNVRSLGETKIARPEVVDAVVKIISRCDIMLLMEIKDSKNRVCPLLVEKLTSQLKGPKEEYRFVASKRLGRSSYKEQYAFIYRQNQVSVKQTYQYPDTQPGDEDVFSREPFAIWFQSPKTAVREFAIIPLHTTPDTAVREIDELYDVYLDVKQRWKIENFILMGDFNAGCSYVPQKQWKNIRLRTHSEFLWLIGDRNDTTVKNSTRCPYDRIVVSGQKLIQAVVPHSVNIFDFQEEFQMTEEQALGVSDHFPVELELKAKGGFFNWLRSKFSRKRRPKKSR, from the exons ATGAAGATGCTGCTCTTCTTCTTACTTTCACTCTTCCATTTCAATCCATCTCTGAGCCTAAAAATCTGCTCCTTCAATGTGAGGTCTCTTGGAGAAACTAAAATAGCCAGACCTGAAGTCGTCGATGCTGTGGTAAAG ATCATTTCCCGCTGTGACATCATGCTGCTGATGGAAATAAAGGACAGCAAGAACCGTGTTTGTCCTCTCCTGGTGGAGAAGCTCACCAG TCAGCTGAAGGGGCCAAAGGAGGAGTACAGGTTCGTGGCCAGCaagaggctgggaaggagcagctaCAAGGAGCAGTATGCCTTCATCTACAG GCAAAATCAGGTATCAGTGAAACAAACCTACCAGTACCCTGACACCCAGCCTGGGGATGAGGATGTCTTCTCCAGAGAGCCCTTTGCCATCTGGTTTCAGTCTCCCAAAACCG CTGTCCGTGAGTTTGCCATTATCCCTCTGCACACCACACCGGACACAGCAGTGAGGGAGATTGATGAGCTCTATGATGTGTATTTAGATGTCAAACAGCGCTGGAAAATCGAG AACTTCATCCTCATGGGGGACTTCAATGCTGGGTGTAGCTATGTTCCCCAAAAGCAGTGGAAGAACATCCGTCTGAGGACTCACTCCGAGTTCCTCTGGCTAATCGGTGACAGAAATGACACAACGGTGAAGAACAGCACCAGATGCCCATATGACAG GATTGTGGTCAGTGGACAGAAGCTCATCCAGGCTGTGGTGCCACACTCTGTCAACATCTTTGACTTCCAGGAGGAATTTCAGATGACCGAGGAGCAG GCACTGGGAGTGAGCGACCATTTCCCGGTAGAACTCGAGTTAAAAGCAAAAGGTGGCTTTTTCAACTGGCTGAGATCGAAGTTTTCAAGGAAAAGGAGACCAAAGAAGAGCCGCTGA
- the ABHD6 gene encoding monoacylglycerol lipase ABHD6 isoform X1 → MDLDMLNMFVIASGTLAIPILAFVASFLLWPSALIRIYYWYWRRALGMQIRYANYDDYQFCYSYRGRPGYRPSILMLHGFSAHKDMWLSIVKFLPKNLHLVCVDMPGHEGTTRSDLDDYSISGQAKRIHQFVECIKLNRKPFHLVGTSMGGNVAGVYAAQYPEDICSLTLICPAGLPSTTDSKFIKQLRELQESKRIDRIPLIPSTPEEMADMLKLCSYVRFKVPQQILQGLVDVRIPHNEFYRKLFLEIVDEKSRHSLHENMSKIKAPTQVIWGKQDQVLDVSGASVLASAIPDCHVYILENCGHSVVVERPRKTANLILEFLALLHSIDNNKKQA, encoded by the exons ATGGACCTGGATATGCTGAACATGTTTGTCATCGCCAGCGGCACCCTGGCTATCCCCATCCTGGCCTTCGTGGCCTCATTCCTCCTCTGGCCCTCGGCTCTTATCCGCATCTACTACTG GTACTGGCGCCGAGCCTTGGGCATGCAGATTAGATATGCAAACTACGATGACTATCAGTTTTGTTATTCCTATAGAGGAAGACCTGGATACAGACCGTCCATCCTGATGTTACATGGGTTCTCAGCTCATAAAGACATGTGGCTGTCTATAGTCAAG TTCCTGCCAAAGAACCTGCACTTGGTATGTGTGGACATGCCTGGGCACGAGGGCACGACCCGCTCCGACTTAGATGATTACTCCATTAGTGGGCAAGCTAAGAGAATACACCAG TTCGTGGAGTGCATCAAGCTGAACAGAAAGCCCTTTCATCTGGTTGGCACTTCCATGGGGGGAAATGTTGCTGGTGTCTATGCTGCTCAGTACCCAGAAGATATTTGCAGCCTGACCCTCATCTGTCCTGCAG GCCTGCCAAGTACCACTGACAGCAAGTTCATTAAGCAGCTCCGGGAGCTGCAAGAGTCCAAACGCATTGACAGGATCCCTTTAATCCCCTCCACGCCCGAGGAGATGGCAGACATGCTGAAACTTTGTTCCTACGTTCGCTTCAAAGTGCCACAGCAG atcCTCCAGGGCCTTGTTGATGTCCGCATTCCACACAATGAATTTTACCGGAAAC TGTTTTTAGAAATCGTGGATGAAAAGTCCAGGCACTCTCTCCACGAGAACATGAGCAAGATCAAAGCACCAACACAGGTCATCTGGGGAAAGCAGGACCAG GTCCTGGATGTTTCTGGTGCCAGTGTTTTAGCAAGCGCCATTCCAGACTGCCATGTGTACATCCTGGAGAACTGTGGGCACTCAGTGGTGGTGGAGCGGCCCCGCAAGACAGCCAACCTCATCCTGGagttcctggctctgctgcacagcATAGACAACAATAAGAAGCAGGCATGA
- the ABHD6 gene encoding monoacylglycerol lipase ABHD6 isoform X2 — MDLDMLNMFVIASGTLAIPILAFVASFLLWPSALIRIYYWYWRRALGMQIRYANYDDYQFCYSYRGRPGYRPSILMLHGFSAHKDMWLSIVKFLPKNLHLVCVDMPGHEGTTRSDLDDYSISGQAKRIHQFVECIKLNRKPFHLVGTSMGGNVAGVYAAQYPEDICSLTLICPAGLPSTTDSKFIKQLRELQESKRIDRIPLIPSTPEEMADMLKLCSYVRFKVPQQVLDVSGASVLASAIPDCHVYILENCGHSVVVERPRKTANLILEFLALLHSIDNNKKQA, encoded by the exons ATGGACCTGGATATGCTGAACATGTTTGTCATCGCCAGCGGCACCCTGGCTATCCCCATCCTGGCCTTCGTGGCCTCATTCCTCCTCTGGCCCTCGGCTCTTATCCGCATCTACTACTG GTACTGGCGCCGAGCCTTGGGCATGCAGATTAGATATGCAAACTACGATGACTATCAGTTTTGTTATTCCTATAGAGGAAGACCTGGATACAGACCGTCCATCCTGATGTTACATGGGTTCTCAGCTCATAAAGACATGTGGCTGTCTATAGTCAAG TTCCTGCCAAAGAACCTGCACTTGGTATGTGTGGACATGCCTGGGCACGAGGGCACGACCCGCTCCGACTTAGATGATTACTCCATTAGTGGGCAAGCTAAGAGAATACACCAG TTCGTGGAGTGCATCAAGCTGAACAGAAAGCCCTTTCATCTGGTTGGCACTTCCATGGGGGGAAATGTTGCTGGTGTCTATGCTGCTCAGTACCCAGAAGATATTTGCAGCCTGACCCTCATCTGTCCTGCAG GCCTGCCAAGTACCACTGACAGCAAGTTCATTAAGCAGCTCCGGGAGCTGCAAGAGTCCAAACGCATTGACAGGATCCCTTTAATCCCCTCCACGCCCGAGGAGATGGCAGACATGCTGAAACTTTGTTCCTACGTTCGCTTCAAAGTGCCACAGCAG GTCCTGGATGTTTCTGGTGCCAGTGTTTTAGCAAGCGCCATTCCAGACTGCCATGTGTACATCCTGGAGAACTGTGGGCACTCAGTGGTGGTGGAGCGGCCCCGCAAGACAGCCAACCTCATCCTGGagttcctggctctgctgcacagcATAGACAACAATAAGAAGCAGGCATGA